In Plodia interpunctella isolate USDA-ARS_2022_Savannah chromosome 19, ilPloInte3.2, whole genome shotgun sequence, a genomic segment contains:
- the LOC128678139 gene encoding UDP-glucosyltransferase 2-like encodes MACLKWLLLAAVLSYCDGYKILVMFPLAGKSHGILGGGVVTHLLQAGHEVTYITPFPEKNPSKNLHQIDISNPEDEAKHSSVLNVTALLEGESSLSMSWFIDFIKSMNRDVLSHPNLVKLMGDTTKNYDVVIAEWMFSDIYSGLGYVFNSPFIWVSTIEPHWTILGLIDEATNPAYVPDSLSNNAPPFDFVGRVKELFLQVTGMALRFFYLDGYQSQAFEELIGPHIIKRGKPLIPFVKVQYNASLILGNSHVSLGQATRLPQAYKPIAGYHIDTTVKPLPADLKKLLDNAKNGLIYFSMGSNLKSKELPDSIKKDLLEVFGGLKQTVLWKFEEALPNLPSNVHIVHWAPQQSILAHPNCILFITHGGLLSTTEAVHFGKPIIGIPVFGDQFNNIDRAVKKGFAKRVNLAYDMKNPLRAAIDDLLHDKSYAQKAKDLSVVYHDRPVAPGKELVHWTEHVVKTRGAPHLRSPALDVPVYQKLYLDLLALVLLVLYILKKIVVKLCCSKKTVEKKRKKD; translated from the exons ATGGCCTGTCTCAAATGGCTCCTATTAGCAGCTGTACTCTCATACTGTGACGGATACAAGATTCTGGTGATGTTCCCGTTGGCTGGCAAGAGCCACGGCATCCTCGGTGGGGGAGTGGTCACCCATCTGCTGCAGGCTGGCCACGAG GTGACCTATATCACCCCGTTCCCAGAGAAGAATCCTTCAAAGAATCTTCACCAGATAGACATCAGTAACCCTGAAGATGAAGCAAAGCACA GTTCAGTACTAAATGTCACAGCGTTGTTGGAGGGAGAATCTAGTCTCAGCATGAGCTGGTTTATAGACTTCATCAAGTCGATGAACAGAGATGTCCTCTCACACCCCAACTTGGTGAAGCTGATGGGAGACACCACGAAGAACTACGATGTCGTCATTGCCGAGTGGATGTTCAGCGATATTTATTCTGG CCTAGGCTACGTGTTCAACAGTCCCTTCATCTGGGTGTCCACGATCGAGCCGCATTGGACGATCCTAGGCCTGATTGACGAGGCGACCAATCCCGCGTATGTCCCCGACAGCCTGTCCAACAACGCGCCCCCCTTCGACTTCGTGGGTAGGGTGAAGGAACTGTTCCTGCAAGTTACTGGGATGGCTCTTAGATTTTT TTACCTCGACGGCTACCAAAGCCAAGCGTTTGAAGAGCTGATTGGTCCTCATATCATCAAGAGAGGGAAGCCTTTGATTCCCTTCGTGAAGGTTCAGTACAACGCCTCACTGATCCTCGGGAACTCCCACGTGTCTCTAGGACAGGCGACCAGGCTACCCCAAGCTTATAAACCCATTGCTGGGTACCACATTGATACTACCGTCAAACCTTTGCCTGCT GATTTAAAGAAACTTTTAGACAATGCGAAGAATGGTTTGATATACTTCAGCATGGGGTCCAATCTGAAAAGCAAAGAGCTGCCAGACTCAATAAAGAAAGACTTGTTGGAAGTATTCGGTGGTCTGAAGCAAACAGTTCTGTGGAAGTTCGAAGAAGCGCTGCCGAATCTACCGTCGAATGTACATATTGTACACTGGGCTCCACAGCAAAGCatcttag ctCATCCCAATTGCATTCTCTTCATCACACACGGTGGTCTCTTGTCCACAACTGAAGCTGTCCACTTCGGCAAGCCCATCATTGGTATCCCAGTGTTCGGAGATCAATTCAACAACATCGACAGGGCTGTCAAAAAGGGATTTGCTAAGAGAGTCAATCTTGCTTATGACATGAAGAACCCGTTAAGAGCAGCTATCGATGATCTTCTACATGACAAAag TTATGCACAAAAAGCGAAAGACTTATCAGTCGTGTACCACGACCGGCCAGTGGCCCCTGGCAAGGAGCTGGTGCACTGGACGGAGCACGTGGTGAAGACGCGCGGCGCGCCGCACCTGCGCTCGCCCGCACTGGACGTGCCGGTCTACCAGAAGCTGTATCTAGATCTGCTCGCCCTCGTCTTATTAGTGTTGTATATTCTGAAGAAGATTGTCGTGAAGTTATGCTGCTCGAAGAAGACAGTGGAAAAGAAGAGGAAGAAGGATTAG